The Brassica napus cultivar Da-Ae chromosome C1, Da-Ae, whole genome shotgun sequence DNA segment TATTTTGCCTTCACACTGACCCTGATTGCTTTAAGGGATTGCTTAAGCATTGTCAAGCATTGGGTAGTTCTGTCCTGATTAGTTTTCCAGGATAACATATCGAGGTAATATTGTCCCTCAGCAAAGTTGCCCCTGCACAACATTAAAATACCATAAATATAGGTACCATTATCATAGTTTCCATCTGCGGATTGACGAAGATGGTCAAGTCCTTTGATAGATTTACGGCACTGAAAGTATTGAAGCAACCCCTCTATGTAGTGAGCCCTTGGATTGCCAGCAACTAAACATTCATTCTTCAAATCACTGAAGTTGTATAGCATACGGAGTGGTTCTGCTACAAAGTAACTGAGGGTTTGATTCTTGAAAAAGATGGTTGGGGGTATGTTATAGGAGTTTTCTTCAGAACTACCAATGCTCTCGTCCGAGTCATAATTGTGTTCTGAAATGTCAGATACCATttgtagtgtttttttttccacctGATAATTTTAGGAATAACAGGTTTTATATGTATGTTTCCACGGGTTGGATGTTTATATAGAGTGTTTGTAGATGGGGTTTTAATGAAGCAGTTTCGTGTAATTGTTTTACATCGGAGACTTTGGTTTAGAAGAATGGTTCAGTTACAATGAGATATCaggtaacaaaaatttaatgtgtttgaCGCAACTATTTTTGCAATGTTGAATTTTTGGTCAAAGGCTAATTAATTATGCTTGTATTGTTTTACTTGGTACAATGACATTTTTTGGTAGTTAAAAGTGTTTTGTTGCGTTAAACGAATATATATTGTAGTTGGCTTATAGTGTCTGTATCTAATCTCTAACGGAGTTGtggttttcaaaatattatgtatatgttaataattttttaagatagttttcttagtttttgttacaaaataatttttaatgacaaaaatgaccaaaaaatatgtattaaagggtaaaagtatattttaactatatgATCACTAAAATTTGAGCATGTAATAAGAGATGGTAAGCTATATGATCACcaaaatttgttttctattgtATAAGGTCATAATCTATaagtaaaaggaaaaaaagaaacggAATATTGCCAAGGCATAATAGATTTAGTTCGACCTATAAGGTAACAGATAGTAGAAATTATGAAATATGTTAATACGAAATGCATACTTGTGTATATAGGAAACACTCGAATGGCAAAAAAGATAAACAGCAAAGTATAAAAACGAAATGCATACTtggtttaaaaagaaaaaacaacttCATTATTATTTAGAATGTAGTATGCGTTTCCACGCATGCAACTTGGCCGATTCTACACATCGTTGTTGTCGTCTCCATTGTCATCAGCAGCACCCTATCGAATGGAAAAGTTATATGCAGGTAAAAAAACAGACGCTAGGGCAAATATAAGGATCTCACATCATCAACGAACGCAGGTTGTGGCTCAGGGTCACCCTCACCGAGAATGCGTGAAATGGTGAAGCTGTGATTATTTGCCGTGAAATTGTATGGCCCCACCTTAACCTGAAACGTGTATGTATTTCCCTCCATGTCTAGAACAAACTGAGGGGCATCAGATTCTTCGGGGTTGACATCATTACCAGGCTGCATGTACAATGATACGATTGCTTGAGTATATATTCAGCTGACAAATAAATCACAGAATTGAAGAACGTACCAAGAGGTTGACAGCTTCATGGGCCCTCATGTTATGGAGTTTCGCCATAACTCCATCAAACGCAACAAACAAACCCTCACCAGTCTCGTCTGCAATTGATATCTCCACACGGTACCTAGCGCGTAGAATAAATGTATCAAATAACACATCAAGTTTAACGTACATGTTTAACTTGATCAGAGTCAGTACATACCGAAGGATACCAACTGCATCGGTGTTGTTGCAAGATAGACACGTGAGCGATGAGACAGACCGGTGGAGTTTCCTGAAGCATTTTGCACAGGAGACATAGCACCACCCCTTGTCTAACTTGATTCCAGTAACTTTCCCCGTACAAATGAAATCAATGTTCTGCATGGTTGTAAAGTTAGGATACGACCATGATAATTTACATTCCATATAGAGTATCACAACTATGATAGCCAACCTGAGACGAAGCATTGAGGACAAAATCGTTCAGCTCAGCTATGCTCAGTGTCTCCACCTTAGCAAAACTCCTTACCAGCCGTCCTACTGGCGCAAGCCCAGTGTCTTGTTCAAGCAAACCGCTTACGAAGATAACAATGTGATTAGGCACATCCATGAACAAATAGAGAATTTTATAGTCACGGTATGTTTAAAAGTAATGTCTCGGAAAATGCTACCTGGAAAACAAACTTTCCCCGGCAACTGTTTCCACGTCGAAATGGATGTGTGTGCCGGCTGTGCCATTAAAAAACAGACGCCCTGCATTATGAGTAGAATATGTATGAACTCGACATCATTACAGAGGCAGCCATTTTAGTGTTAAACTGGTTGCTTACCTCCCACCATTCTCGGATTCACACTGGTTGCAACGCAAATTCGTGGATCTACCGCCATCTGAGCGAGCTGGTTATGGATCTTCACAGCTTGAGCGTCAAAGAGTGTTAAAGTCACAGATGTGTCACTGCATTGTGGGAAGGCATAACAGTGAGAATATTGTAGTTACAATTTCCAAAAATGATTGTTAAGACATCATAATTCATAAAAACTTACTTGTCCATCTTGATGGTTGCACTAACACGGTTCTTGTCCAGAGGAGGTTCAGTGATCGTACTCTTGACAGCAGTTATCTTACCAATAAGATCTGTGAAAAGACTATCAGAAACTTAAATATGTTGTCGGAGGAGATGATAAGAGGATCATTACCTGGAAGTTGGTTGTTGGAGTTAGCAAGAC contains these protein-coding regions:
- the LOC125580244 gene encoding uncharacterized protein LOC125580244 isoform X2; this encodes MLRLRLAIIVVILYMECKLSWSYPNFTTMQNIDFICTGKVTGIKLDKGWCYVSCAKCFRKLHRSVSSLTCLSCNNTDAVGILRYRVEISIADETGEGLFVAFDGVMAKLHNMRAHEAVNLLPGNDVNPEESDAPQFVLDMEGNTYTFQVKVGPYNFTANNHSFTISRILGEGDPEPQPAFVDDVRSLYLP
- the LOC125580244 gene encoding uncharacterized protein LOC125580244 isoform X1, which translates into the protein MLRLRLAIIVVILYMECKLSWSYPNFTTMQNIDFICTGKVTGIKLDKGWCYVSCAKCFRKLHRSVSSLTCLSCNNTDAVGILRYVLTLIKLNMYVKLDVLFDTFILRARYRVEISIADETGEGLFVAFDGVMAKLHNMRAHEAVNLLPGNDVNPEESDAPQFVLDMEGNTYTFQVKVGPYNFTANNHSFTISRILGEGDPEPQPAFVDDVRSLYLP